In Buteo buteo chromosome 16, bButBut1.hap1.1, whole genome shotgun sequence, the DNA window CTCCAGGCAACACAGTCAGTGCAGAGCGGTACCGAAGAGTGAAGGCAAATGTGTAGGGCAAAGTTCTCCCTTGTTCTGTTGTCTGGTTCAGGGATCAAGGCAGCTCTGTATTTGTTCACAGTGGGAGCTGACTTATCCCGCAGTAGAGTGAGCAGCTGGCACTCTGCTGTCAGGGGCCGGTGGCTGCTTATCTGCAGGGGGGTGTCAGGATGTAGTGGCTTAACGGGAGAGCAGCAAAGCTGTCctacttttttgtgttttaagttACAGAGGTTAAATACAGGGGGGTGGAAGATCTAGGAAACAGCATAAATTCCTGAAAGGCCTTGCTTTTCCATGGTTCTGGAGAAAAGAAGTCGTAGCTGATGGTTTTTGATTACTTGGCCTTGGtacaaaagcagtttttctccCACTACTGCTGCTGTTCCAAAGCAAGGATTGCAAGAGCGCCTGAACTTCAGAGAGTAAAAAATCTTTGCTGCACCTCTTTGACCTCAAGGAAAGCTGCTGTACCTTTTAGACCAGAACATTTACCTGCAGAGAAACGGCAAAGGGCTCCTGTAGCTTGGCTTGGAGGCCTGTGTGTACAGGCGTTTTTTGCGGTGAAGTGTCAATCAATCAGCTCCACTTTCCCTGTGATAGGCATTaggggtgctgcagggacaaGGGGAAAACGCAACCTTTCCTGCCTCCGGCAGTGTTTGTCACtaaaggaaggggacagcctgTTCTGATGAGGACAGTGTCTgatggcagcagccctggggagccagCACACTGATCAGGACAGAAAGCTAAATGGCAAACGCTTGGTTCACAGTTGAAGGCACCCCGTTCTGCTGATAGGCAGCTCTTCCCTCCCAGGTCCTGCTGATGGGCAGCAGCCCTTTGGCTGCCACGAGACAGGTGAGATTAAGAGGCCGTGGGGCTCTGTGCGGTCTGCCCCAGCTTGTCCCAGAACAAGCACTGATGGCTgaagctctgcagcagcagcttccccaCAGTGTTactgtggggcgggggggaggacgGTGTGGGGGGTCTCTGGTCACTTTGGGAACATAAGCACCATCTCCTACAAGAGTGTCATGAGATGGATGCTGGAGTCTGACTCTGGCAGTTGTGCCgaaaacttctgttttatttctgaagactGCTGTTTTAATTCCTAAACAGCCTGAGTGACTGAAGATCCCCAGGATAGCCAGTGCCTGGCCTTGGACACAGGAGTCAGAGTGCACTGCACGGGCTTTTACCTGAATGCTAATGAAAGCTGGAAGtagtagttaaaaataaattgcaagtCCTTTGCTTGTAGAAGATGAATCCTGAGCAGAGCAAACGAGGGGTGGCACAGCAGCAACCGTCCTTACGGCCACCAAAGGTAGAGCAGGAGAAACACTAATCCCCTGCGCAGCCTCGTCACCAAGAGGATTAGGCCGGATTTTATCGAGCCCAAGCAAGGGGTgagcagcagcccagagctgaCACCACGCAGGAGGGGCAGCAGCCGCCCCGGCCAGGTCCAGGAGGGGTCCGCGCGTGGTGCATCGCCGGGTAAGGGGGCACAGCCGGGGGGAGCAGGCGTCCCTGCTGAAGACGTGTCCCACCTGCTGGGGTCTGGCCCTGTGAACGCTAGCCTGGCGCTCGGTGAGCCAGGCTGGACACCAGCGTGTGCCGGTGCACCCCACGGCTGCCGCGCGTCCCTCCAGCCTGTGGAGCGTGGCGTGTGAGCGAGCCGGTGGCTCCCAGGGCCGTGGGCACATCGCCTCTCCGTCTCCTGGTCTGCAGGgtccccatgggcaggcagcGTGGCCCGCCGGTGCCGAGGTGGAGGCAGCTCCTGCGCGCCGGGTGCTGGTGGCTCCTCTCGCTCTCCGGGACGGCGCTCCGGGGGCTGTGGTGGCTCTGGAGGCTGGTGTGGGTGGGTaccacggcggggggggggggtcccttccCCAAGGGCCTTCAAGCACTTGTGTCGGCTCTAAGCGTGGCGCGTGCCCAGAACCAGGTGCCGGGGCGTGGGGTCAGGGGTCTGCCGGGGGTGTACCGCTCTGCACCCGTGGTGCCGGGGGCTGTGGTTCGGTGTGGCCGGGGCAGGTGGGGGAGGAGGTCACCACGCCGTCCGACAGCGTGGCTGGAGGATCGGGACCCTCATCCTTGGGAGTTGGCTTGAGGCACTGTATGGTTGTGCCCACCGAGAGTGGTGGGGACGTTGCTCCGGGCTCTGCCCCCCCCGAGGCAGGTTTGAGCCTGCTGCTCTCACCGCGCGGCTGCCGTCCTCTCCCCCAGTACCTGCTGTTCTGCTACAAGAGCTGCTGGGACGGCGCCTTCCAGGTCACCGAGGAGGTAACTAACTCACTCCCCCAACGCGCCCCCACGCCACAGGGGCTGCAGAGATTTCTGACTCCCCCAGGACACGGCTGAGCCCGGTGACACGGTCTGTTGGGTGGCCCTGTGGCACCAGCGGGGCTGTAGGTCCCCAGGTGGTGGCATGGCAGGGTTCCCCGGTCAGGGTCGGTGCCAGCGGCCAGCCGGGCTCGGCTGCCCGTGGATATGTCAGTCCCCGCTGTCCGTGGCGGCTTTCAGCTCGGCGTGGTGCTGCGGTCGAATCTGGAAAGTGGCAGCCAGgggagcgaggaggaggaggaggaggacgggggCTCCACTTCTGCGCTGGAgcctgggcaggcaggtgggTCCCTGGCATGGTGGGGGGTGTCCCTGGTGCGGAGGCCGGTTGGGGTGGGTGTCGCAGGGCGCTGGCGGGAGCTGAGCTGTGGTGCCAGGGCAGTGGCAGAGCGGCAGCGGTGCGGTGACGCCAGCGAGGCCGTGCTGGAGAGGTTAGAGGCGCTGGAGGCCGACGTCCGCTTCCTCTGCACCGAGCTGGGCGCCGAGAAGCTGCTGTGGAGCAGCCGgttcctggagctgctgcaggaacaGCAAGGCCTGCGCCAGCGGGTGAGTCCCCCATAGggcccccaggcccccccccagtcccctccgGTACCCCGGACCCTCATGCCCCATCCCAGCTGCAGGAGCGCCCGCGGCGGTGGGACAGCGGTGACAGCCCCGAGCTGCTGGGGGAAGCGGAGGACCAAAGTGCCAGTGGGAGCGAGGGAGAGAGCCTGGCAGGTAGCAGCTGGGGGCACGGGGGGGATGGAGAGACAGCGGCCAGGGAGGGGGGACCCGCCacctgcagccagagctggggATGGGGCAACATGTTGAGCTCTGCcactgggcagcactgggaggcACCTGGGCGGACAGGGTGCCGGGGAAGGCTCCCAGTCCTCTGTACCAGTTGCCAGCAGGAGCCCGGCTGGGCGCTCCTGCACTCGGCAGAGCTCCGGCCATCGCTTCCCCTCTCGCCCTTTTGCTCTGTTAAAGGACGCCGGTGGATGGAGCCACGCTGGCAGCCAGCCCCATGCCCAGGCAGTCTTTTGGGGCCAGCAGCTCCACGACAAGCAGAAAACGTAAGCGAAGGTGCAAGCGGGGTGTTGGTGAGACGGGAAGGAGCCACatgtccctccctgcccaggcacTGCAGGACACAGGCCAGGACGGCGCAGTCCTGGTTGTGTTCCCATGTCCCTGTATGTGCCTCCATCATCCTTCAGTGCCAGCCAGGCCCTGCCCCGTCCTGCCCcatcctgcccagccctgcccgttCAGCAGAACTGCAGCCAGTTCCCAGAAGCAGGAACCAGCCGGGAGGCAGCTCAGGGCAAGCCGCTGTCTcctgggctgcccagggcaggtcACCGTCACCCCTCGCCCGGGGCCACCCCTGGGACTGACTGTGCCCTGGGCGGGTTGTCTCTGGTGGAGTCCAGCAAGGAGCATCTTCCCGACCTGCCGCAACTTGTTGGGAGCTTCCAGGAACGAGGAGTAAGGTCACCGCCGGCGCCGTCACCTTGCACGAGCTGGCGACGCCGTGGCCACGGATGGATTGCAAAACTCAAGCGCTGCCCCGTTTACTTCCTCCTTGCCCAGTTGAGCCCCTCTGTCAGCTGCTCCGCACGGGTTGCAACTCCCGGCCGGCTCCTTGTGACAGCTCTCagcggtggggagggggaaccCTCTCTCCTGGGGGGGCCGAGGGGCCCTCGTCCCCAGAGAATGGctcagccagggctgctgtgcCGCAGGAGTGCCAGCCCTGAGTGGAGCAGGCTCCGAGCTGCATAGGGCACGTCTGAGCAAacatccctctgcccctccaAAGCGCTGTGTGGGGTCCgtcagcccccagcccagcaaaggcagaggaagcagctggggcgggggggaggctggaggagggcGCTGAACCTCCCACCCCCAGGAGCACGGACCCAGCAGGGCCCCAGGACCTCCACATGCGACAGGATCAGCCTTGGGCTCCCGTGCAAGACCTGCGGGTGAAGGTCCACCCTGCGCCCAAGCCCTGGTCCAGCCTCAGGGGGCTGCATGCTGGCTCCCCCCCTGCCACGGgctccccccgccaccgccagccactgctctgctgctgtaaaaTACAGGCGGCCACTTTCCACTTGGTTGTGCGCGCTTGGTCTTTCCGCTGCACGGGCTGGGACAGCTGCGCCACCGCCGCTCTGCAAAGACCCCGGTCCTGCAGCTCTTTGGGGAGAGGGTGCGAAGACGAGCTCTTGCTGAAGCAGACTGGGGACCAGCCCCCACCCCATGGCAGCTGGGGCACGGAACGGTGCGTACCGCAGCGGTGATTCAGTCAGGGAAGCGTGCATTGCAAAcgtgagctgtgctgctgaaggGAGCGGGTGGCAGCAGCGCTTCCCGCCTGGGAGATAATCCTGCCTTGCGAGAAGGCTATGCAAACCAGCCGCTCCTTGCCCAGAGATGGGCAAACGCTTTTCATCACCGTTCCCACTGCTTAAAACACATCTCGCCAGCCCTGTGTGcgcagcccttccctgcgggcCCTGGCACTGCGCTGTCTGCCACCGTCAGCTGCCTACACCCGGGCAGCAGTGACCCCGCAACTGCCAGGTAAAGGGGGGACGAAGGACTCGCTGGCAACCGGCTTATGGCAAAGGCTTCGGCTGCCCCTGAGGGAAGGCAGCCACTAGTTCAGGGGCATCTGCCCTctggcacaggcagcagaaggCTCCTGCTGTCACTGCCTGCGAGACCCACAGGCGCAGCTCTCCGGGAGCCCGGCGATGCCACCGCACACCTACACCAAGACTTGGCCTGTGCATTAGGCAGGGAACAAAGTGCTGAACAAATCTGTGCCCGGGACAGATTCCCTGCTCCCCAAGCAGGGCAGATGCCCTGATCCACCACACAGGCAGGCATCTTCCTCTGGGACAggccagaggaaactctggtttctcctgccttctctccagCTGGTGCTGGTTTTCACTTGGGGCAAGTGCAAAGAGCCCCCTGTGGCACACAGCTGAGGGTCTGCTAGTGACCCTGCTCCTCACAGTCCTGCAGCCCTGAGAACTGGCCTCCAGGcctaaggctttttttttttttttttttttttaactttcattctggttttgttgcCAGCACCAGCTAGACTTGTCTGATGCTGCTTGGGAATTAACCCCACAACACTGTGGAATGGCTGCCATGACCCTCGGCCGGCTGCCATCCCCAGAGCCCTGGAGAGCACATGGAAAGCATCTCCACAGCCCCGACTGCAGCCTCTGCGCCCACCCCACAGGGCTGGCCGGGTGCAGGGACTGGGGACAAGCTCCTACAGGGAGCAGGGATCGTTCCTCCCAACATGCCCATGCAACACCCCACATCAGGGAACTGATGCAATGCAAATAACAGCAGCCTGACTCATCCTGCACCAACCTGGCTCCTGCACGGTGTTAGAGGTGGGACAGCCCCATGCTTCATagaaataccaaaataaatCAGGTCCTGCAAATGAGCCACTCCTGggtccctgctgcagcaaaaCCCCAGCTCCAAACTGACCATCCCCTCTCCTGCAGAATCACAGCATCATCCACGCAGAGACCTCAGGAGCACCAGTGAtgccaggcagcagctttgcagcGATGTGACACGGTCCCGGCCCTGCTGCAGCCGCAGCTCAGCTCTCCTGAAGCAATCCACGGGGCTGTGCTGGAAATCCCCTGACGGCAGCTCAGCCACTCTGCCCCGGACAGGGTTTAGGAGGTGGAGGGTGAAATAAAGCAGCATTAGCTACGTTCAccagctcttcctccccacTGGAGCAGCCCCCCGTGGGTGGGCAGCCCCCGCTGCAGCACTCTCACCACGCTGCCTCTGTGTGAAGCAATAGCTGCCCCGCAGGCTGAGGAAACCTTTCCCCTGGGCCAACACGCCATGCAAATCCTCCTGACCTATTGCTCAACCAGACGCTGTATTTACTCCAAAACATTCGTGCAACGCAGGCCTTCAGGGGCGCGGGGGAGGCACTGCGAGCCACGGGGAAGTTTGGGGCTGCTTCTCACTCCTGGCCTGTGGCTGTGCCAGGAGGGCTGAGCTGGCTGCCGCTCCCCCCAGTCGCTGCAGCAAGGGGTTTAGCTTTGGTCCCCCCAGTCGCTGCAGCAAGGGGTTTAGCTTTGGTCCCCCCAGTCGCTGCAGCAAGGGGTTTAGCTTTGGTCCCCCCAGTTGCTGCAGCAAGGGGTTTAGCTTTGGTCCCCCCAGTCGCTGCAGCAAGGGGTTTAGCTTTGGTCCCCCCAGTCGCTGCAGCAAGGGGTTTAGCTTTGCTCGGGGCCACCTGCTCAAGGGGAAGCCGAGAGAGCAAGAAAGCACTTCTGCTGCCCTCGTGCAACTCCTTAAGGGAAGACTTTCCATGGGCAAACCCTGGCCTGAGGGAGCACAGGGGCGTTCAGGGCTAAACCCCAAGGCACTGAGGAAGGCTGGTGACAGGTGAACTGAAAAATGCGTGGCTGGAGGGTGAGCACTGACAGGTACCTGCACAGGCAGCACTCCGCCATCCCCAGCACACCACCagcctccctgcccctgcctgcttTCCTGCCCTCTGGTAGGACCCAGACCCTCTCTAGCTGTTGCACCTTTCTGTCCGCTTCGGCGCAACGTTTACTCTGTGGAGTTACtcactttctgcatttctgtcttACAGCAAGACTGTACCCCAAACTGCCTCAAATACACAGTGCGGAGCTGCTGCTGCGGTCAGGACACCTCTCCCTACCTGaagggagagaaacagccctgcagcctcAGAGTTAGGTGAAAACAGAGATTTGATGCTGAACCTGCTTGCTTGTAAGGTGGCCTGCCCCAGCCCCCATGTAACCCCACACATGTGTGTGCTTCTATTACACAGCAGCCCCTTTCCCACGGCCCGTAGAGGAGCCGTGGGTCAGATTCCTGCCTCTGGAAATGCCTTAAAACGTTAAGAGTTGAGCTAGCCACATCCTGGAAATCCCCCGATGGGAGGGAACCAGATGGGTTCAAACAAAAGTTCAGCAAGCAAGAAGGGCACAAGGCAGCTggtgcaggggagggaggggtgagCGAACCCTGGGGAACAGGCTGTGGCCCCGCAGACATTGGGTGCCCGATCCCTccgggctgggagcagggggctgCGTCCGCTGCCCAGGGCCCTTCCTGGATCACCGCCCAGCACAGGGGAAGGAGAGACAAGAATCCAGCAGTCTCTACCCTGACCTCTGCCACAGCACAGCTTcccatttcttccttccctcttttgagtattgatttaaaaaaaaacaacgaaAAACCACAAAGTCAAGATACCCTGCAGCACTGACTTCCGAAGGCAGGCTCTTCCCCTGCCTGTTCACCCTTCCATTGTGCAGTGGGAGCAAAGCCTTTCCTTTGAGGATATTTAATTACCTTTGCCATCTATTTCTAGCACAACTGGGAAGGCAAAGAGGAGACTGTTCTCCTCTACCCTCAAAACACACCAGCAGACCCCTCATTCCTCTTTAGAAGCACCTTCACTCAGCCTCCTCACCTTCACGTCAGAGTTTTTCCTACCCCAACCCACCCTCCTTGGTTCCCTTTACCCTGCCTTGTGCTTTTGGGAAGGATGCAGCCACAGCAATCTCCTCATGCTGAGAGCAGGAAGCAACACAGATGACAAGTGAGAATGACCTGACCACTGCCAGAGGGTGAAGGATGGCACGCTTGATTTGGAAGGAAAGAGCTAGCGATGGCTGTGCTCACCAGACTTGTTTTGCAGAGCTCACAGCCGTTCAGCCAGCTCCCACTGGCCCCACTGTCCAACAGAAACAGCCTCGGGTCATCTTAGCaattctccttctcttttcctgttgttATGCCCTGACTCTTTTCAGGTGCCTTCTGCACCCCGTTCTCCAGCTCAGCCTGGGAGCTGCCCCTTTCGAAGAGAACAGCAGCCATTCCTCACCCTGTCAGGGTAGGAAAAGCTGCTCAGAGAGGAGCGAGCCTCCTGCGGGGCTCAGCACCAGGCTTTACCAGCTGCACAAGGCCAACAGGATGAAGGCAGGGCAACCCTGCTGAAGTATAGGAAACTTTCAACAGGGTGTCTGTGCGTGACCTCCTTAAACTTCAGTAGATCAGTAAGCTTACAAGAAGATCTAACCTATTTTAAATGGATAAGAAACACAATACAAATGCACAGCAGTCATGACAGGTCCTCCCCGCCGATGCACCCCGAGGAAGTGGTAAGCCACAGGATGTGTCTTGAAAATTCCACAATAACAGCACAGCGAGAGCCTGCCCAAGCACAGCAGCCCGCCATGTGCAGGTAGGCAGCTCGTCTGACTCAGTGCAGACGACTGCGTGGGGCAAAAAAACACGCAGCCGTGACAGTTCTGGTCAGCATTCCTTACGCTTCCTCAGCTCCCGGGCACCGCAGTGAACCAGCCCACCAGGATACATGGCACACAAGAAAGGAGTACTTGCACTCAAACACACAGAATGCTCCAGGGGCAGGAGGCACAGGTTCACTCACGCAGAAGCCTTGCATGAGagaattcagaaaaacagtggCTGGATTTCAGCTGGGTTTTCTGGGTGGCATAGCAGCACACACAGCAGCAGTTTGTGGGAATAATTTTGACCAGATTTGTATTAGCAACTGACCCTCCCAGATTGCTTCGTGTGCCACCAGGACTGTCACTGCAATAGAATAGGGCCATTAACATCATAACCAAACTAAGTCACCACCAGGTCTTCCTTTTCTGGTTATGGTAAGGAACCTCTGTGCTTCTGCACAGATTCCTTTAGTTGTGTCGGTCCAGCTttgatagaaataaaaataagcattccCCCCACACCTACACATCCTGCAAAACTAAAATTAGCTATTACGGTATTTTACAGGAAGACTGGCCTTAAAATCCTGCAGCATTTTTCAACTACAGACCCCACTACAAACAGCAGAAGAGTCTTCACCTGGTTAAAAGGTCCGATCCCAATCTATGACGCATCACTTAATCCCCTCCCCACCAAGACCCCAGCCATCATACAGGTACAGAGCCACATGAGCTTACTGTCACTTCAGATGACATCCTCCAGAGGGTTCCTCTCCCACAGCCAATAAATGACCTTTCAGACTGTGAGGCTCcagatttgctttttgaaacaAAGGACTATCTCTG includes these proteins:
- the LOC142040028 gene encoding uncharacterized protein LOC142040028, with translation MVVPTESGGDVAPGSAPPEAGLSLLLSPRGCRPLPQYLLFCYKSCWDGAFQVTEELGVVLRSNLESGSQGSEEEEEEDGGSTSALEPGQAGGSLAWWGVSLVRRPVGVGVAGRWRELSCGARAVAERQRCGDASEAVLERLEALEADVRFLCTELGAEKLLWSSRFLELLQEQQGLRQRLQERPRRWDSGDSPELLGEAEDQSASGSEGESLAGRRWMEPRWQPAPCPGSLLGPAAPRQAENCQPGPAPSCPILPSPARSAELQPVPRSRNQPGGSSGQAAVSWAAQGRSPSPLARGHPWD